Part of the Nitrospinota bacterium genome is shown below.
TAAATAGTTAAGTCATTGATAAATAAGTGCGCCTGGCTGGATTCGAACCAGCGACCTACGGATTAGAAGTCCGTTGCTCTATCCAGCTGAGCTACAGGCGCAATATGTTGTGTTTGATCCTTGGTTCCCTTAGAAGGAGGGAGATTATAGCATAGGTGACGGTCTGTAGAAATTAAGGAGTGATGATTTTTTTCATGACCCCTTTATTTCTTAATATTTCCCATTTCTTCTCTCTCGAAGGCTGAATTTTTCGATAAAAAGGAGCGGAATAAAGAGGGGGGGCTTCTGCTTATTTTGGAGAAAAATGTCAGCTTTTTCCAAATTTCACCTGAAATTGGGGGTTGCAACGCTTCTCACCTCTTAATCATTCCTTCTTATTGCCTTCATAGAGAACGACTTTTACCGTCTCTTCGGTGATCAGGCCTTGTTCTATCACTGCATCCAATCGGGGTTTGATCCGGTCGATAGCCTCTTTTTTGTCGACCACTTCGATGACGATGGGCAAATCGGTGGAAAGTCTCAGGATGGAGGTGGTATGCAGATGGCTGGATTTGCCAAATCCGGAAATTCCCCTCAATACCGTTGCCCCGGCCAACCCTTCTTTTCTAAATAGGTCGATCAGATATTTGTAAAGGGGTTTGCCGTCGTATTTATCCGATTCGCCAATAAATATTCGCAGTAGAATGGCTTCGGACTCTTTTTTCATGATCAACTCCCTCCAAGGTTGGCGACCAGTATTTTACCCAGATAAACTGCAAGAAAAGTCAGAATCAAGGTTCCCATGACATTCAGACTCAGGGCTCCCAGTTCCCCTTGTTCCAGCAGTTTAAACGACTCAAAGCTGAATGTGGACATGGTGGTGAACGAACCCAGAATTCCGATGGTTAAAAAGATTCTGATTTCTTCACTGAAGAAGCCCCGGTATTCTGAAAGGTAAAGTATCAGGCTGAGAAAAAAACTGCCGATGAAATTCACTCCTAATGTGCCCAAAGGAAAATTTGTCACTCCGCTTTGAATCCAACCGCTCAGAACGAAGCGCATTATGGCACCTATGAACCCGCCGATGCCGATCAACAGCCATAAAGACATCCTCATCTCCTGTTAAGTTGCAAAGCCCGGAAGACCCTGATGGTAGAAAAAGAAATCCCAATTTGTCTGAGGATTTTCTTATATTTTCGGAGGCCTCTTCTTAAAAACATCATATTCGTTTTGTCGTCGTTAGAAAAGAGAATTTGGGCTATGAAAATTTAAATTAATTCAGAAACCCGGAGAATGCTACAATCCGCAAAGATGTTGCAAGCGCTTTAAGCCTTCAAAAAAAACTTCTATCTGATTTCGGATCAATGGTCCAAATTTCTCCTTCCCAACCCAATTTAAAATCTCATTATTGGATCCTTTGGGCGCTATTGGCCTTTTCCTGCTTCCTCAATTTTTACAATTTAGATTTTCCCGGCCCGTTTCACGGAGATGAACCGAAAAAAGTGGGTTTTATCCTCGAGGGCAATCAGGATTTTCGCCACCCGGTCTTGATGCTGCAAACGGCAAGGGTGTTGAACAGCGTCTTTGGGTTTGAAAAT
Proteins encoded:
- a CDS encoding DUF190 domain-containing protein — encoded protein: MKKESEAILLRIFIGESDKYDGKPLYKYLIDLFRKEGLAGATVLRGISGFGKSSHLHTTSILRLSTDLPIVIEVVDKKEAIDRIKPRLDAVIEQGLITEETVKVVLYEGNKKE
- the crcB gene encoding fluoride efflux transporter CrcB, with translation MSLWLLIGIGGFIGAIMRFVLSGWIQSGVTNFPLGTLGVNFIGSFFLSLILYLSEYRGFFSEEIRIFLTIGILGSFTTMSTFSFESFKLLEQGELGALSLNVMGTLILTFLAVYLGKILVANLGGS